In the Bacillus sp. SM2101 genome, TGATGAAATCTTATACTTTATTACATTATTAATGAGAGGGGATTATAATATATGCAAAACTTTTCAGAAGCGTTAAATTTTCGCCATGCGACGCGCCACTTCCAATTAAATAAAATGATTCCTGAGAAAGATTTAAAGTTTGTCTTAAATAGTGCAATAAAAGCTCCATCTTCTTTAAACCTTGAGCATTGGGAGTACGTAGTTGTACAAGATAAAGATACAAAATCAAAACTTAAAGATGTGTGTTATAGTCAACAGCAAGTTGAAGATGCTAGCGCAGTTGTTGTGATTTTAGCTAAAAAAGAAAAATTACTAGACCCTAACTCTCCGGAAGTAAATCAATTAATACGTGAAAGGATTCCTGAAAATGGAATTCCAATTGCAATAAATTTCTTGCAATCGTTTCCTAATAGTGATGCATTTACAGCTTGGTCTAAATCCCAATGCTATATTACTGCAGCTTTCTTAATGATGGCTGCTGCTACACTAAAAATCGATTCATGTCCAATGGAAGGGTTTGTAAATGATGATGTCTTAAAATTACTAAACTACTCTTCAGAAGAATATGAAACAGCTTTAGTCATCCCTTTAGGATACCGAAGAGAACCTAGTACACCTGCCAAGGTAAGAGCGGCTCTGGAAGATAAAGTTACATTTGTTTAATACTAAATGGTTGATGGGTATACACAATTTAGCGTGATGCTTTTCACTCAAATTGTTAACGAATAGGTATTTGGAAAGTCAGTGAAAGCTGGCTTTCTCGTATCCTCTTTTCAAATGCACAAATTAGTAACTAATGAGCTTTTAACTACTATATTATCAACCTAACTCTTAGTATCGTTCAAGGTGATATGTATTGAGCTAAACAATTCTAAATTTCCTCTATAATTCAAATATGCTGTATACTTACGTGGAATGGCAGTCAACAAAGAAAACCGATTATTCATTTTCATTCTTTAAGGGTACGTTGTAGTGATATCATTACAAAAGACTGTTTTTGCATTAATTGTTGCTTTTGTACTTAAGAACTAAACACGTACACAACTGGAGTTCATGGAATCTATTCTTCTGTACAACAATGACTAAGCATGTTAAACAACGTTTTTTATTACTAATTGGATAACATATGCAACAAAGTATTCGAAAAGAGCCTCACAAAAAGATAATTGATACGTATTGGTTAGCTTATTTCGTGCTTTTATTGTACAAAATACACGGTGAAAAAATAAATATATTAATAAGTGCTATAAAAATATATAGAAATTTGAAGAAAAATGCTACAATTTCTCTCTAAATCGTCTCTCAAGCCAAAATCATCTCTTGAATAACTTTGGTAAAATGATAATAACCCCACCTTGCACTATAGGAAGAAAATCACTATAAAGTGCTCTTCCTATTTTACGGAGTTTAGGTGGCTAGGGCATGAGAAGGGAGAGGATTAAAGATTAGAGATGTAAAAAAGTATGAAAAAATGTCTGGAGAACTATTAAAAACCATTGGCTATGTAGATGGAGTTCTTGATAATAGGGCGAGCAAATCTATCGATGAAATAAGGAAAGCGGAGTATCTTTTGGACAGAATTCATCAAGATTTATCCCTTATGCAATTATTTATTAATAGAAGAAAGAAGATCACTAATCGAAGTAGGATTGCTAAATGAGGTGAGATGGTTGTCACAAAATATAGAAAAATTAAAACTTAAAAGCTCCTTATTGGTAGTAAAGGATATAGCTATTGTCTTCATGCTTTTAAGTTCATTAAATTGGTAAAGCCTTGATTAGTACATTGACACAGGGTTTTACCTATTTTTATTTTAGCGTTACATTAACGTATGTGTTGCTCAATTTTCGTTTTAACTCTCCACTTTTTACTATAACCTTCAAATTTCTCTCAAAATGCTATTACTCTTTAACATAATAGAGAATCATTTCTAAATCTTACGTTGAAGAAAGAAGAAATAAAGAATATCCCGCAGTGTGTTCCTAGATTAAATGAAGTGTAACTGACATTCCTGAATTTTGCTATTTACTTAGAAATTGTGATCAAATGGATGATCAAAAAATGTCCATAAATGAAGAATGGGATAAAAACGGTAAAAGTGACTCTACAGGTTATGCCCATGATTAACTATAGCTTTGCGGTTATTGTCGAATATATATTTTTCGATCTCAGTCTAATAAATTAGCAGTAGTTAGTAGAAAGAGTCATATTGGTACTATTTACATAAATTTTTCTATGACTATTTAATTTCAATATATGTATATTTAACTATTTTGAATATTTTTTATTGTCTAATAATATAAAAAATTGTAGGATAAAAATCTAACCTTGAATAATTCTTTTATTCGATCCTAAGCATTTGAATCAATGAAACTGGAGAGGAGAAGAATTTGACAAGTAAGAATTCTGAATAAGGAGTGAAATAAATGAAGAAGTGGATATTGGCTTTAAGTTCGATACTTGCAATTGTTAGTATTTTTCCAATCAGTGTGCCAAATGCAAACGACAATTATCCAAATGATTTTAAACTGTTGCAACATAACGTCTTTCTATTACCAACGTATATAACTAGTTGGGGACAAGCAGACCGTGCAAAAATGATCGGTGAAGCTGACTATATGAAAAATCAAGATGCAATTATACTTAATGAATTATTTGATAATTCAGCATCTGAGACTTTACTTTCAAAGCTTGAAGAAGAGTACCCTTTCCAAACTCCTGTTTCTGGTCGAAGTAAGGATGGCTGGGATGAAACGTTAGGTTTTTATTCTAATTTTGTACCTGAAGATGGTGGAGTTTCAATTGTTAGTAAATGGCCGATAGTAGAGCAGATTCAATATGTATATGAAAAGGGATGCGGTGCGGATTACTTTGCTAACAAAGGCTTTGTATATGCAAAAATTCAAAAAAATGATTACTTCTATCATATCATCGGAACGCATGCACAAGCAGATGATACAGGGTGTGGCGATGGTGAGGATGCATCAATCCGTCAAACGCAATTTCAAGAAATTAGTAATTTTGTAAAAGAAAAAAATATTCCAATTGAAGAAGTTGTATTTTTGGGTGGAGATTTCAACGTTATAATGGACAATGAGGAAGAGTACACTGAGATGCTAGAAACCTTAAATGTTGATCCACCAGGTGAATATACAGATCATTCATCTACATGGGACCCTGAGACAAATGGTATTCTTGGATATGAGTACCCTGATTTCGGCCCTCAACACTTAGACTATATTTTTGTAGAAAAAGATCATGCACAACCATCCTTATGGGTAAATGAAGTGTTGAATGTAAAATCCCCAGTATGGACTGCGATTGTAAACGAATATAATGAGTACTCTGATCATTATCCTGTTGCAGGCTATTCTAGATAACATTTATGTGAATGACACAATAAAGGAATTAAAGCTTTTTTAATCTTAAATATTGTAATTACACCGTGACGATCTTGTGCAATCGAGGGGTCAACATAGCTAGTTAAAGCATTCTTTAACAAAACGTTTAATACTTTATTTTACCCCCATCTTAAACAGATGGGGGTATATGCATTTTAGTTGGTTAATGATGAAAACGGCAAATATAAAAATTATAAATTGTATAAAAATCATGGCAACCTGTGAAAATCCATAGTTATACCTCAATAAGGCAGATTGTTAAATAACTAATTGTACAAATTAGGGGAGCTTGAAAATAACTATTATGATGTTATTTTGTTTTCTAAAATATTGTAGTTTTAATATAATAACAAGATGGCTGTGAAATTTTACGTTTATATAGGGTAATGAGGTTATTTAGAAAAAGGTGAAGTTAAGCAAGAAAGGGTGGCTTCTTATGAAGGAAATTAATTCAAATTTCATTCAACCTAGTATGAAAGAACTTTTATCCTTCGCAACTTCAGTAAAGAAAGTAGATCGAGAATATGAACTATATATCAAATCTCCAGTTCGAAGATTGTATGGATATGACTTTGAAGATAATGTTATTGGTTGTATAGGAATAGAATTACTAGGTTCAAAACGTAGTGAAATAAAGCATATTGCTGTAACTACAAAACATAGGGGAGAAGGTATAGGTAGTAAAATGATTAGTTTTATCAGAGATAAGCATTCATTATCTTTTATATCTGCTGAGACAGATAAAGATGCTGTTAATTTTTATAAAAATTATGGATTTAAAATAATTAGTTTGGGAGAAAAGTACCCAGGTGTAGAAAGATTTCAATGTATTTTAGAAAATAAATAGACCTATTCCGCTTAAACCTTTTGGCGCCTTTCCCGAAGAAGAGTGTTTTCCCTTA is a window encoding:
- a CDS encoding NAD(P)H-dependent oxidoreductase; translated protein: MQNFSEALNFRHATRHFQLNKMIPEKDLKFVLNSAIKAPSSLNLEHWEYVVVQDKDTKSKLKDVCYSQQQVEDASAVVVILAKKEKLLDPNSPEVNQLIRERIPENGIPIAINFLQSFPNSDAFTAWSKSQCYITAAFLMMAAATLKIDSCPMEGFVNDDVLKLLNYSSEEYETALVIPLGYRREPSTPAKVRAALEDKVTFV
- the sph gene encoding sphingomyelin phosphodiesterase encodes the protein MKKWILALSSILAIVSIFPISVPNANDNYPNDFKLLQHNVFLLPTYITSWGQADRAKMIGEADYMKNQDAIILNELFDNSASETLLSKLEEEYPFQTPVSGRSKDGWDETLGFYSNFVPEDGGVSIVSKWPIVEQIQYVYEKGCGADYFANKGFVYAKIQKNDYFYHIIGTHAQADDTGCGDGEDASIRQTQFQEISNFVKEKNIPIEEVVFLGGDFNVIMDNEEEYTEMLETLNVDPPGEYTDHSSTWDPETNGILGYEYPDFGPQHLDYIFVEKDHAQPSLWVNEVLNVKSPVWTAIVNEYNEYSDHYPVAGYSR
- a CDS encoding GNAT family N-acetyltransferase produces the protein MKEINSNFIQPSMKELLSFATSVKKVDREYELYIKSPVRRLYGYDFEDNVIGCIGIELLGSKRSEIKHIAVTTKHRGEGIGSKMISFIRDKHSLSFISAETDKDAVNFYKNYGFKIISLGEKYPGVERFQCILENK